The proteins below are encoded in one region of Winogradskyella helgolandensis:
- the rimO gene encoding 30S ribosomal protein S12 methylthiotransferase RimO produces the protein MRTKTIKKNKINVITLGCSKNVYDSEVLMGQLKASGKEVVHEEEGNVVVINTCGFINNAKEESVNTILEYMQKKEDGEVDKVFVTGCLSERYKPDLEKEIPNVDQYFGTTELPGLLKALGADYKHELIGERLTTTPKNYAYLKIAEGCDRPCSFCAIPLMRGKHKSTPIENLVIEAEKLAANGVKELILIAQDLTYYGLDIYKKRNLAELLENLVKVEGIEWIRLHYAFPTGFPMDVLDIMKREPKICNYLDIPLQHISDDLLKSMRRGTTKAKTTKLIHDFRAIVPEMTIRTTLIVGYPGETEAHFQELKQWVSEMRFERLGCFTYSHEENTHAYNLEDDVPEEVKMERVNQIMEIQSQISWELNQAKIGQEFKVVIDRKEGNYFVGRTEFDSPDVDNEVLIDASKTYLKTGEFATIKVTEAEDFDLYGEVI, from the coding sequence ATGAGAACAAAAACCATTAAGAAGAACAAGATCAATGTTATAACATTAGGTTGTAGTAAAAATGTTTACGACAGCGAAGTGTTGATGGGACAACTAAAAGCAAGTGGCAAAGAAGTTGTACATGAGGAAGAAGGTAATGTTGTTGTAATAAATACATGTGGATTTATCAATAATGCTAAGGAGGAAAGTGTGAACACCATTTTGGAGTACATGCAGAAAAAGGAAGATGGCGAAGTCGATAAGGTTTTTGTTACAGGTTGTTTAAGCGAACGCTATAAGCCAGACTTAGAGAAAGAAATACCTAATGTAGATCAGTACTTTGGTACTACAGAATTACCAGGTTTATTAAAAGCCTTAGGTGCTGATTATAAACATGAATTAATTGGAGAACGTTTAACGACGACACCAAAGAATTACGCTTACTTAAAAATTGCAGAGGGTTGTGATAGACCTTGTAGTTTTTGTGCGATTCCCCTAATGAGAGGAAAGCATAAAAGTACTCCTATTGAAAACTTAGTGATTGAAGCAGAAAAGTTAGCAGCAAATGGTGTTAAAGAACTGATTCTTATTGCTCAAGATTTAACATACTACGGATTAGATATTTATAAGAAAAGAAATCTTGCAGAGTTGCTTGAGAACTTAGTTAAAGTTGAAGGTATCGAGTGGATTCGTTTACATTATGCTTTCCCAACAGGTTTCCCTATGGATGTTTTAGACATTATGAAGCGTGAACCTAAAATTTGTAACTATTTAGATATTCCGTTACAACATATTTCTGATGACTTATTAAAATCGATGCGTCGTGGAACGACAAAAGCAAAGACGACTAAATTGATTCACGACTTCAGAGCTATTGTTCCTGAAATGACCATTAGAACAACACTTATTGTTGGTTATCCTGGAGAAACAGAAGCACATTTTCAAGAACTTAAACAATGGGTTTCAGAAATGCGTTTTGAACGTTTAGGCTGTTTTACCTATTCTCATGAAGAAAATACACATGCCTATAATTTAGAAGATGATGTTCCTGAAGAAGTAAAAATGGAACGTGTTAACCAAATTATGGAAATTCAATCTCAGATTTCGTGGGAATTGAATCAGGCTAAAATCGGTCAAGAATTCAAAGTGGTTATTGACCGTAAAGAAGGGAACTATTTTGTTGGTCGTACGGAATTTGATTCTCCAGATGTTGATAACGAAGTTTTAATTGATGCGAGTAAAACCTATTTAAAAACAGGCGAATTTGCGACGATTAAAGTAACAGAAGCAGAGGATTTTGATCTTTATGGTGAAGTGATTTAA
- a CDS encoding aldo/keto reductase, whose amino-acid sequence MKNLILNDGHTIPIIGFGTYKATEQEGIASVKHALLNGYRLLDTAAAYNNEEAVGKGIKASGVPREEILVTTKLWRENLGYDMAKEEFEKSLKKLGLDYIDLYLIHWPANAKNYENWEKANAEAWRAMEELQAEGKIKSIGVSNFFEEHLEALFKTAKVKPAVNQIEFHPGYWQEDLVNYCKKQHIVVESWSPLARGKVFENEVLEDIAKAHNTTVAKVCLRWIIQHDVVVIPKSTTKKRIEENINLNDFELSNKEMDTINGLPEFGFSGEHPHFWPDRI is encoded by the coding sequence ATGAAAAATCTAATTCTAAATGATGGTCATACCATTCCGATTATCGGTTTTGGAACTTATAAAGCTACGGAACAAGAAGGCATTGCATCTGTTAAGCATGCGCTATTAAATGGGTATAGACTATTAGACACCGCTGCCGCTTATAATAACGAAGAAGCTGTGGGAAAAGGCATTAAAGCTAGTGGAGTTCCAAGAGAGGAAATTTTAGTGACGACTAAGTTATGGCGCGAAAATTTAGGTTATGACATGGCTAAAGAAGAATTTGAAAAATCTTTGAAGAAACTGGGCTTAGATTATATAGACTTGTATCTTATTCATTGGCCAGCAAATGCTAAGAATTATGAGAATTGGGAAAAAGCTAATGCCGAGGCTTGGAGAGCTATGGAAGAACTTCAAGCTGAAGGAAAAATAAAATCTATTGGTGTCAGCAATTTTTTTGAAGAACACCTTGAAGCTTTGTTTAAAACTGCTAAGGTAAAACCAGCCGTTAATCAAATAGAGTTTCATCCAGGTTACTGGCAAGAAGATTTAGTTAATTATTGCAAAAAACAACATATTGTTGTTGAATCGTGGTCCCCTTTAGCAAGAGGAAAGGTTTTTGAAAATGAAGTCTTAGAAGACATTGCAAAAGCACACAATACTACGGTTGCAAAAGTTTGCCTTCGATGGATCATTCAGCACGATGTGGTTGTAATTCCGAAATCAACCACCAAAAAACGTATTGAAGAGAATATAAATTTAAATGACTTTGAATTATCTAATAAAGAGATGGATACCATAAATGGGCTACCTGAATTTGGATTTAGCGGAGAACATCCACATTTTTGGCCAGACAGAATCTAA
- a CDS encoding alpha/beta fold hydrolase yields MKKNLLIGLTLLFVFQIAKSQTDSLQWLDIELANYKYPFAVSKLELTIQEQELKMAYMDEKPDNYNGKNIVLFHGKNFNGAYWKTTIQALTKEGFRVIVPDQIGFGKSSKPDHFHYTFQQLAQNTKTLLDTLNIEKTAILGHSMGGMLATRFALMYPETVEKFVLENPIGLEDWKLKVPYQPVEWWYKNELKKSSEGIKKYQLENYYDNQWKPEYDQWVNLLAGWTLNSDYKTIAWNAALTYDMIFTQPVVYEFKNITAPTLLIIGTRDRTALGKGLVSEDVKETMGLYDQLGKATQKKIPNAKLVEIENVGHLPHIEKFDSFIKPLIVFLKQ; encoded by the coding sequence ATGAAAAAGAATTTATTAATAGGACTAACACTTTTATTCGTCTTTCAAATTGCAAAGTCACAAACAGACAGTTTACAATGGTTAGATATTGAATTGGCAAATTACAAATATCCATTTGCTGTTTCTAAGTTAGAGTTGACCATACAAGAGCAAGAATTAAAAATGGCTTATATGGATGAAAAGCCTGATAATTATAATGGTAAAAACATCGTGTTATTTCACGGCAAGAATTTTAATGGTGCCTATTGGAAAACGACAATTCAAGCGCTGACTAAAGAAGGGTTCCGTGTCATTGTACCCGATCAAATTGGATTTGGAAAATCCTCTAAACCCGATCATTTTCATTATACGTTTCAGCAATTGGCACAAAACACCAAAACTTTACTGGATACTTTAAATATTGAAAAAACTGCTATTTTAGGACATTCTATGGGAGGTATGCTCGCCACGCGCTTTGCTTTAATGTATCCAGAAACTGTTGAAAAATTTGTTTTAGAAAATCCCATTGGATTAGAAGATTGGAAATTAAAAGTACCTTATCAACCTGTAGAATGGTGGTATAAAAACGAACTCAAAAAGTCTTCTGAAGGCATTAAAAAATACCAACTAGAAAATTATTACGACAACCAATGGAAACCTGAATATGATCAGTGGGTCAACCTACTAGCTGGCTGGACGTTAAATTCAGATTATAAAACCATAGCTTGGAATGCGGCATTAACCTATGACATGATTTTTACACAACCTGTGGTTTACGAATTTAAAAATATTACCGCGCCAACACTTTTAATTATTGGAACCAGAGATCGAACAGCCTTGGGCAAAGGACTTGTTTCTGAAGACGTAAAAGAGACCATGGGATTGTATGATCAGTTAGGCAAAGCCACTCAAAAGAAAATCCCTAATGCCAAATTAGTTGAAATAGAAAACGTTGGACATTTGCCTCACATCGAAAAGTTTGACAGTTTCATAAAACCGTTAATTGTTTTTCTAAAACAATAG